TCCTGCGTTTCGGGCTGCACGTCAATGGATGAGTTCTCCTCTATTAAAACAACATACTCACCCTTAACCCGCAGTTGACCTAACCCATCAATTATATTTGAAATTTTTCCTTTGAGGCATTTTTCGTGAATTTTTGTCAGCTCCTTGCAAATCGCGACATTTCTATCCCCTAACACATCCAGACAGTCTTTTAATGATACAAGCAGGCGATGAGGCGATTCGTAGAAAACTAGCAACGATTGAAGCGCTGCCAGGGATTGAAGTTTT
This window of the Desulfobulbaceae bacterium genome carries:
- a CDS encoding 16S rRNA (cytidine(1402)-2'-O)-methyltransferase, which gives rise to KLQSLAALQSLLVFYESPHRLLVSLKDCLDVLGDRNVAICKELTKIHEKCLKGKISNIIDGLGQLRVKGEYVVLIEENSSIDVQPETQDLNELLLWYKDSTDKSLKDSVKALATDLGLSKSKVYAEALKIWDKE